Proteins found in one Clostridium butyricum genomic segment:
- a CDS encoding LysR family transcriptional regulator, with product MDFKELEYVLSIAKNNSISKAAKELYISQPSLSKYLQNLEKNMDVKLFERCGNNFILTYAGEKYISYAKEILKIKNDMDHELFDILNNTKGRLNIACSIVRSPYIISETLPKFKKMYPDVKVNFIEESNSNNLDKLLISGDADIAIFNYNENNNILDSYLIKEEEIMLAVNSNHPLANEGIKLRGCNLPWIDITKFKNENFVINCSTQKSGEIAQKVFDEMKIQPNVILKTRSVECAVRLAASGFGISFASETHLKHMNLKNAPVYFSIGNPKLTVKLFAVYRKNGYMPQYIHDYIKIVKDVL from the coding sequence CAAAAAATAATAGTATTTCAAAGGCTGCGAAAGAATTGTATATATCACAGCCATCACTTAGTAAATATCTTCAGAATTTAGAGAAGAATATGGATGTAAAACTTTTTGAAAGATGTGGAAATAATTTTATATTAACATATGCTGGTGAGAAATATATAAGTTATGCAAAAGAAATTCTTAAGATAAAGAATGACATGGATCATGAACTTTTTGATATATTAAATAATACAAAAGGAAGGCTGAATATAGCATGTTCTATAGTTAGAAGTCCATATATAATATCAGAAACTCTTCCAAAGTTTAAAAAGATGTATCCAGATGTAAAAGTTAATTTTATTGAAGAAAGCAATTCAAATAATTTAGATAAGTTATTGATTAGTGGTGATGCTGATATTGCTATTTTCAATTATAATGAAAATAATAATATTCTTGATTCTTATCTTATAAAAGAGGAAGAAATAATGCTTGCAGTAAATAGTAATCATCCACTTGCAAATGAAGGGATAAAGTTAAGGGGGTGCAACCTGCCATGGATAGATATAACAAAATTTAAGAATGAGAATTTTGTTATTAATTGTTCAACACAAAAAAGTGGAGAGATAGCACAGAAAGTATTTGATGAAATGAAAATACAGCCTAATGTTATACTTAAGACAAGAAGTGTTGAATGTGCAGTTCGCTTAGCAGCAAGTGGCTTTGGAATTTCGTTTGCTTCAGAAACACATCTAAAACATATGAATTTAAAAAATGCACCTGTCTATTTTTCAATTGGCAATCCTAAACTAACAGTAAAACTTTTTGCAGTATATCGAAAAAATGGTTATATGCCTCAGTATATTCATGATTATATAAAAATAGTAAAGGATGTACTTTAA